The Streptomyces sp. NBC_01255 genome window below encodes:
- a CDS encoding PPOX class F420-dependent oxidoreductase: protein MTTHLTDSVRALLDDVNPAVLATIQPDGSPQTSVVWVGRDGDDLPISSQDGRRKIKNIRADARVSLTVHDRRDPLLYAEIRGTATVAEDTGRALAVALAESYEGESAGRKYLELPPEEVRVAVRITPTKVLGTAAK from the coding sequence GTGACGACTCACCTCACGGACTCCGTCCGCGCCCTGCTCGACGACGTCAACCCGGCCGTACTGGCCACGATCCAGCCCGATGGCTCCCCGCAGACCTCGGTCGTGTGGGTCGGCCGTGACGGCGACGACCTCCCGATCTCCAGCCAGGACGGCCGCCGCAAGATCAAGAACATCCGGGCCGACGCCCGGGTCAGCCTCACCGTCCACGACCGCCGCGATCCGCTGCTCTACGCGGAGATACGGGGCACGGCGACGGTCGCCGAGGACACCGGCCGCGCGCTGGCCGTGGCACTCGCGGAGAGTTACGAGGGCGAGAGCGCCGGCCGGAAGTACCTGGAGCTGCCGCCGGAGGAGGTCCGGGTGGCGGTCCGGATCACCCCGACGAAGGTCCTGGGCACGGCCGCGAAGTAA